AATAAAAAAACACATTGCTAACGATTATTTGAAATAAATACCTTAAGGAGTGAACTAATTATGAACCTAGCTGAAATTGAAGTGCCTGACAAGAATCTGGTGTATGCCTGTATCACGTCAGAAATTCCTTATATCTTTCAAGGCATTGGTCGACAACAAGCCGCTAAGTATGTGAACGCTATGTATCACAATCCAGAATTCTCTGACGGAGTCATCAAACCAACGCAGCGAACCACAGTCGTGATCATTAGTCGCTTTGTTGATTATCTAAGATATATGGACGAACAGAAGTTTAAATAGAAAGAGATGAGTAAACCAATGGGAAAGAAAATTCCTGACACCGATAAGAATGTTTCACCATTAGCTAAAGGTGAATGGGTAACTATAAAAGTAAATGGTGCTGAAGAGCTTTCAAAGTTAGTAGATAAAGCTGCAAGGTTATCTCAAGAGCTTTCAGAAACAATTGAAGAGATTGAAAACGTGAAATTTGAATTTGAGTTTGAGTAGAAAGAGGTGAGACCATGACACCGTTTATCGTATCTTTACTAATCATATCCATGTTTTTTAACGGTTACTTCCTAGGTATTGTTCGCGCTTACTATGCAAAAATGCAAGGCGAGGAGGGTGAAGACGATTGTCAAATGTAGGAGATAATATTCAACTCATTCGCCTGGAAGAAGGCCATGGTGTTCAAAGTTTTGCTAAGCGTTTAGGTGTGAAACCGAGCTTGATTAATGATATCGAAAAAGGTCTCAAAGAACCTAGCGAAGAATTTCTTCAGTTGGTTTCAAAAGAAGTGGGGATACCTGTTTCGCACATTATTCAAGGTCAAAACTATGACAGCGTTGAAGGTTTCAAGGAATGGTTAGAACACCTTGAACTAGCGAGTGACCCGAATAAGAGTTTTATCTTAGCAGCCCTTGAGTTGGCAGAAGCTTATCAAAGTTGGTGCGACCAGTGAAAACAATTGTTGTTAAGAAGAAGAACGGGAAGGTTATTAAAGAGTTTAGCTTTGACGATCGTGACGAAGCCACACTATTTGTCACTGAAAATAATTTTTGGACAAAGCGGCAAGGCTTTCGTTATGAAGTTCTGGGTATAAAAAAAGACGACTAAGAAAGTCGTCCCTCTTGAAACCTATCCCTAGTATAACACAAATAACGGAAAGGTTGTTATCAATGATTAAAGTTTTAAACCAAACCACGGAATATTATTGTTCCACAGAAAAGGAAGCTCAAGATATTTTAGATAAACGCAAAGCAGATCTCGACACGATCACTGATGATGGCCGAAAGCTAGGCAGAATCATGAAGCAAATCCTAGAAGATAAGGTCACTTCAGACAACCAGTATTACAAGTTAACCATTAAGGAAGAATATAACTTGGCGGTTGACGTGGCGCAATCTGATCCACATGACGATAACGATTATGTTGAACTGTTCCCTATGCCAGAGAAATAAAGGAGAAATGATTCATGACTAATAAACGAAAAGAAAAACAATTTATCTTTGTTGATAAAGAAGACGGTAGCTACTTAAACGATATTCAATTAAAAGAAAATTCAGTCGCTTTCGATATTATGAACGCTGACAGCATTATGGACGCTAAGAAAGCCTATGCATACAACGATATAGAAGAATTTGAAAAAGCTATTGAATTGATGAGAGAGCATGGATTAAAAGATCTTGGGAAAATCGCTGATCTATTGGGCTATGAACCAGTGGTGGCTAATATCACGATTGAATTCACTGATTTAGATGGCAACCCTATGGATGTCGCAGAACCAGAAACAGAGCATGAACATTTATGCGAGGAAGTCGATTTCCTTCAAAAATTAGACGAACTGATGAGGGAGATGGGTAACTAATGAATATCTATGAACTATCCGAACGCTATCAGATCCTCTTAGACCTCTTACAGACCACAGACATTGAGAATGACCCAGAAGCCTATCAAATGTATCAAGACACCTTAGACAGCATTAATGACGTGTTTGAGGACAAGGCGGAAGGGTATATCAAGGTCATCA
This genomic stretch from Aerococcus mictus harbors:
- a CDS encoding helix-turn-helix domain-containing protein, yielding MSNVGDNIQLIRLEEGHGVQSFAKRLGVKPSLINDIEKGLKEPSEEFLQLVSKEVGIPVSHIIQGQNYDSVEGFKEWLEHLELASDPNKSFILAALELAEAYQSWCDQ